TTCCCTCTCTAAGGAACCTATTTTTCTCTTTAGCTTGACTGTTTCATGCTCAAATATGTCTGACCATGACTTGGCTCTGACCACCTCTTTTTTGCACTTTGAAGCTCAGGGAAATTCAGGTCATCGATAATTAGAATGCCTGCTTGCTGCATGTAATGCAGAGCAGCAGTACTCACTGATTCATGAGCCGCATTTGTTGTTTGGCAGTTGTGTCCAGCAAATATGGTTGTTTTAAACTGAGGAATGTTTTCATGTGCTGGAACATGTATTTCAACAGTGGCAAAGAAACTGCCATCATCTTCGTCATAGTGTACTGATTGGCTTGCTGTAACTCTAAGGGCATTTACGGATAACTGCAGCATGTGCTTCCTGCTGATGGTGGCCAGTGTTGCTGCAAGCTGTGGAACGAATAGTTAACAATGAACAGGATTCCTTGAAGATGCTGCAGAAATGAGTAGGTGGCAACAACAGGTTATGTCAGGCGATCTTACCTTTGGGAGCAGAGGCACGAATAAGTTGTCATCCATGGCAAGAAGGATTTGACCCTGCAGCGATAAGTATTTAGCGAGGTTAGAAGGCAGTTGTTCACATACATTGGCCCATCAGGCTATAAGCAGGAGCAGGTAATTTTAGCCAATTGGCATAAGGTGAGACGGTATGAGCATCTAAAAATAAAGCGCACACCAGTAAACATCTATAATGGAAACTCTGTGTGAAAGAATGATGATCTATAATAATAGCTAAGGATATGTTCTTTATGtatttattgaaggaaatatgccctagaggcaataataaagttattatttatttccttatttcatgataaatgtttattattcatgctagaattgtattaaccagaaacataatacatgtgtgaatacatagacaaacagagtgtcactagtatgcctctacttgactagctcgttaatcaaagatggttatgtttcctaaccatagacaaagagttgttatttgattaacgggatcacatcattaattgaatgatctgattgacatgacccattccattagcttagcacccgatcgtttagtatgttgctattgctttcttcatgacttatacatgttcctatgactatgagattatgcaactcccgtttgccagaggaacactttgtgtgctaccaaatgtcacaacataactgggtgattataaaggagctctacaggtgtctccaaaggtacatgttgggttggcgtatttcgagattaggatttgtcactccgattgtcagagaggtatctctgggccctctcggtaatgcacatcacttaagccttgcaagcattgcaactaatgagttagttgcaggatgatgtattatggaacgagtaaagagacttgtcggtaacgagattgaactaggtatgggataccgatgatcgaatcccgggcaagtaacataccgatgacaaagggaacaacgtatgttgttatgcggtctgaccgataaaagatcttcgtagaatatgtaggagccaatatgagcatccaggttccgctattggttattgaccggagatgtgtctcggtcatgtctacattgttctcgaacccgtagggtccgcacgcttaaggttatgatgacagttatattatgagtttatgcattttgatgtaccgaaggttgttcggagtcccagatgtgatcacggacatgacaaggagtctcgaaatggtcaagatataaagatttatatattagaagcctatgtttggatatcggaagtgttccgggtgaaatcgggattttaccggagtaccgggaggttagcggaaccccccgggagatatatgggccttagtgggccttagtggaagagaggagaggtggccagagatgggccgcgcgcccctcccccctttggtctgaataggacaaggagagggggccgaccccccttcctcctctctctcctcttttcccccctccgcgaatcctattccaactaggaaaggggggagtcctactcccggaaggagtaggactcctcctggcgcgccacgtcttggccggccagccccccctttgagcctttatatacggaggcacggggcacccctagagacacaagttgatccacgtgatcatattcttagccgtgtgcggtgcccccttccagtcctcgataatattgtagcagtgcttaggcgaagccctgcgacggtagtacatcaagatcgtcaccacaccatcgtgctgacagaactcttccccaacactttgctggatcggagtccggggatcgtcatcgagctgaacgtgtgctagaactcgaaggtgccgtagtttcggtgcttgatcggtcgggccgtggagacgtacgactacatcaaccaagttaacgcttccgttgtcgatctacaagggtacgtagatcacactctccccctctcgttgctatgcatcaccatgatcttgcatgtgcgtaggaaattttttgaaattactacgaaacccaacatttaTCGTAGTGACAAAATATTCTAATTACTTTATCTTTAGCCTAAATCACATAGTctataaggtacatgtgcatttagGATGTATAATTGCTAACAATTTATAACATTTCTTCTAACAGAGGTGGTAGGTTTTGGTGTGATTTTCGCCGATCTGTGTTATTTTTTCCTTGTGGGATGATGTAATTAGGTGACAGCGTGTGTTATTATAAACCGCAGATGAGACTGCTCAAAGGAAAGAGTTGGTAGAAGAGGCATGCACGGAATTTGTTTGGCGCCGCCGCTTGCTCGTTGGATTCAGAAGGCATAACGTGACATAATTATTCAGTTAGCACACATACCTATGTAACTAAATGTAAAAAAACAGGCATAACGCTGAGATAAACTTGGAAGCATAAGAATGCTATTAGACATATGATTTAAACACAGCAGAGCGTAGCGAAACAAATAAATAAAGCATGAACGTCCAACAGTAGATTTGGCATAATGGAGAGTGGCATGGTTCGATAGGACATATTACATCATTAGGTTCACATACACATATAGATCATTAAGGCTCAGCAGATAGCTTCGGAAGAACCGACTGTGCCATGGTGCGATAGGATATATATTACATATGGCTATAGATAACTATATTAGTAGGGAGCAACAACTAGCTCTAATGATGATAGCAGTGATCTAAAGATTCTTGCAAGGCTGTTAGAAGTGATCTTCAGGTACGACACAGAAATCAGTAGAGCAGTCCTTTGTTGTCGAAGATCTGCTCATCATCAAGTGAGGTTGGTAGGTCCTCATCATTGTCTGTTGACTGCTCCTGGCCATAAGGACAGACACCAGTTTCTTGAAGGTTGACCATGGCCTCATCAATGTACTGGTGAAGGTATTCGCAGCTGGCCTCTACATTGAGAAGAACATTATTGAGCTCCAGGTAATCTGGAGTAGACCCTGGGCTTAGCCTGCTATGGACCAGATGGTTAAGGTTGCTGACGATGGTCTGTTCCATGCTCAAGGATCCATCCCATCCTTTGCTCAGGAGCTTATTTTTTCCAAGGCTCTCTTTCAGCTCTTGTTTCAGAGATGCATTGTCCCTCTTCATTGCCTTAAGCTGCTGACCCAATAGTACATTTTCCTTTTCCACAGTCCTTAGTTGATCATAATGGTAATCTTTTGGAACCACACCCTCGCAAGCATCCATGTACTTAATTGATGCAGCAGCCACATAATCCTGAGCTTCTGCTAGATCCTAGTGCTGTGAGGTAGACAGGGAAACTTTGACAGgtgacctcccgagcttgatcttgattGGGTAAAAGGTAACGGTGACCTCCAGACGCGTGCCCTCTGTTGGGCGCGCCAAGTAGGTGGCCGCTGGAAGGCCAACCTTCTCTAACATAGCATCAAGCAGAATCTTAGACGAAATTGGAACATAAGCCATTGCTGGGACCTGCCGCAAGCGAGACAAAACATCACTGCTGGAAAATCTGGCTCTAAGTATAGGACCACCTGCAGGTCTATATGGgtaggaagaagaagggaaaactgtGGGTGAGGAGTTGTTTCTTCGGGTTGGATTTTGCGACGAGAAAAGTGATTCTAAGTAGATAAAGATGCCCAGGATCAATTTTCTATAATCTATAATCTATATTAGACAGGGTTGCTGAAATGAAAGAAAACTATTAGGTAGACCTATCGTTTTCACCTAGTTTGTTTATATTGGGCAGGAAAAAGTTTAGGATAATCGAAAGCATAGGCTCAAGCGCCTTTAGGTGCATCATGCATTGGTGCCTCAAAGGCAGTCGCACGCTGAAGAAAAGTGGGCCGGAATAGGAGTTTACCTGCCGAGAAAGACGATGTTGACCGGTGGGAGAAGGGGCGCTTGTCAGGTCAGCAGAGAAATCGTGGATCTAGAACAAGCATGAGGGAAAAGGTATGAGAAAGGATCAGAGGGGAGTAAAATACAACGGTGCGGAAGGAATACCGTGTGGAAGAGTCAATCGGCAGCAGCCTTCGTGGCTTCCATGTTGAGCTTGGCGTCGGTGGTGCCGCAGGTTAGATCTGAGCAGGCGATGAGGAAGAGTGTGAGGAGATGGATGGATAagacgagaggagaaggagaggatGGATAAGGGCGTCTCGCCTGGTGGGGGGCTCGGAGGTGAGAGTTACCGCCATCGGGCCATAGGTAGGCTGCGACTGGGCCGCACAGTTTTTTGATGGCCCATGTATCATTTAGTCAGCCCACGAGCAGCGACGCTTGTGGCCTGTGAGGAGCCGAATATAAAGCGGCAGCGAACGGATccactgaatctttttcctttgtccCTTTGTTCATTATTATttgttttttccttcttttctattttcttctaCTGTTTTCTTCTACTTAAGCCTGGTAAGATATATAGTTAGGTTGAGCATGTAGGGTTTATGAGTGTGGTAGGGATGAGACTACCATTATAATTGCACGTACCTGGGCCTAGAGATGCAACGGCCAAGGAAAAGCTGGGTGTAGGTTTATCCTAAACAGGAAAAAAAGCTGGTGTGGGTTTATCCTAAACGTGATTTTCTTCTTTAGAGCAGGTATCTTAGTAAATTAAAATAGTCATGAGGTACAGAGGGCACACCAACAAAGGGTTAATAACGATATTCATAGAGCATGAAAATAGCCTACTTCAGATCATAAATAAGGGAATGTATGATTGGAGGTTGCCAAACACTTGGTTTACAAACATGCGACAAACATAGTAACAGGCTATTTTGGGAACTTGGCCAATCGTGTGAAAACAGCAATGGCAAAGCAGTTTTCACTTGTCTTTGTGGACAGGGCTTTAGTTGTTAGATCCAAATCAGCGAAGTGCAGCCTCCATGGCGTTAGCATGTGCAATCGCaagagcatcatcatcaacatTAGTGGACGCAGATCCCTGTGACATGGGCAGCTTAATTATTAGGAATTCCGAAAGAAGAAACCATGGAAAAGAAAGAAGAATCTAAATTTGGTAGAAATACTAATAGCAGATGAAAGAGAGGATTTAGGGAAGTTGGCGTTATGACCTGCCCATAATCTTTTTCCTGCCAAACAAGGATATGTGCATGGGGCAGACTCCTCTTGTGGAAGTCCACGGAGTGGAGGACTGGAAAACAAGAGGGCAAGTGAAGAACAGGGAAATTAAGATGCATGGAGAGAAAAAGTTAAGGAAACCAAGGGAAGACACTGGCTACATTACCAGTAACTACAGGCCCAAACACCTGTCCGGTCTTAATTTTTTCCACGTACTCAAGGAGTTTCAGTTGATACACTTGAGCAGTAAAATCAGCCTCATCGACTGCCTGTTGTCCATGCTCAAGACCCTGAACTATCTCAGGCCAGTTTGGATCATACGTGAAGTCTGTGAATATATCAGGTGAGCCATGGACACGTGAAATAGCGACAGCATCGTGGAAGTTTTCAGCCATGCAACAAAGTTTGCCCGCATAAGATGCTGGCATTATATTTTTCTTGTTGACCTCAGACTCGATAACTCTATCAAATCAATTAGCATCAGCAACATATTGGTGATTTTCAGTGTTCAAAGCAGCATAAAAATATATGTGTTAGAAATCAGTAATCATGTATATGAAAAAAATAAGTGTATATATTAGAAATTCCTATTGCAAGAAAGTGTACAATTTTCATGAAAAGTTATACATCAAGAAGTATAAGTTCAAAAGTATCTTAATCATGTATTTGCAAAAAATTAACGTGTATACAAAAAtattcctgatgtatacaaaaTACGTACAATGTGTATGGAAAACGTAGACAtggaaaaaaatcagatttttaatcattttttttggaaaaaacaaaaactgtatATATATAAATGTTCATGGTATATAGAAAAAATGTACAAGGGAAACCAATGGAAAAGAAAAGGCACAACAAAGAAACAAAGATAAATTGAAGAAAaccgaagaaagaaagaaagggaataaaaaatcaagtaataaTGAAAGAAATACAAATAACTGGACtgcctatttttttatttgggcagccTCTTTTGAATCATAAATTGTATGAAGGCAGTAAGAACGTAAGTTAAGACTGAAGATAACATGTGAAAAACAAAACATTTCCTCAGTAATGAATAATCAGGTGGATCACCATTCTGTAATTTCTACTGCAGTACGCATATATCAGTTATATATTAGAGGAAAAATACTTATATTGGAAGGGTTCAAAGAAGTGTAATTAAAATCCAGTACTGCGCATGTGAATTTTAAACAACACAACATCTGTTTTGCAAAATGGGCTGGTTAATTAAAAAGGAAGATCGACAAGCAAGAATTATCCTTAGGAGGACAGCCCTGGAGTGGCATAGCCAGAACATAAAAAGAAAAAGATACGCGAGGGAAAAGTAGTAGGCAACAAGCGACAGATTGCATGGTGCAAAAGCGTAGACATAGCAGTCTGACTTCTACTTATTTACAGAAACACGTAAATAATGAAGGCTGCCCAATTGAGGTAGATATGTCGGCACTGTGATCTAAGCTCCTAAAGCATGGTGATATTAGCGGATAATAATTCTTGCATGGTACAACTGCAGAGGAACCTGAAGATCTTGAATAGGTGACTGCTCCACTATTAATCCATTTGGAGCAGTCCAAATAGATATGACCTCTggaatatctttgttttcatttgccCACATGGCACAGTCATAGAACCAAACATCAGGAGAATCATCAACTTAATGGCTGCTGTTTTCTAACATGCAGTGAGGGCTCAGGATGTCTTCAATTATAGATGGGGTGTAAAACTCAGTTGGCAGCCCTGTAGCTCTTATTTGTTCTTTTCGAGAGAGGCTAGAAGATACAGCTCCAGCAGACGTTGACCATTTCTGAACTAAGAACGCACCAAAAGGTAGCTGGATTCCAGCAGCATCAGTAGACAACGTGTGAAACAAAGTTGCAGTTACTGGCCCTTGGAAATATACAAGGTATTTGAACCTGCCAACTTGCTTGACTATGGCTTTTCCAGGACATTCAATCTGCATTTGCTGCAAACAGCGTGTTAACTTATCCTCTGTGATAATTTTTCCCTCATCGCAAGACACCAGGAGGAATGATGATTCCAATATCCGCATTTGGTCAGCTGGTATGTCAACATCATTTAAATATGAATGGGAAACCATTCCTTTCTTTAGTGCCCGCAGGAAAGAAGGAATCCTCATGTGTGTTCTTTGAAGAGACTTGTTATGAGGAGTTCCAATATTAATTCTGCCAACACCAATACAAAATGTCTCTGTGTTCTTGTGGCCACTGCTTTGGTTTCTTCCTTTGTCATACTTGCTGGAGACATGAACAAGTATATACCATGGGAATGGCACAACAGTTCTAATAGCCCATGCCGTGGAATTTACTGATCGAAGCTTGCGAAAGCTGAGATTGGCTTGACTAACATTCTCAACAATGCAATGTGGCTGCAGGGCACGCTCAATTGCTCTTCTAGTCCAAAGATGTAACGGCAAACCATAGATCTTTACCTTTAGATGTGCAATCGTTGTCTCCATCATTTCCTCAATCTGAAAAATCGTACAGTATTGCTTCCATTGGCACACCAACATTTCACAAGGTAACATAGAACTTCAGTCCCATCTAGTGCCATGGTCACTCCACTGGATAGAACCGCACGTGCATAAGCTGTGTTTGCCTCATTCATTAAATCTAGCACCAACCAGGATGCGTTTTCATATGGAGGATACAGATATGGTTGATATGGCAGATGAAGATGTTCCGAAATGAGTGGCGTGATGTGGTGCTCATCCATAGGCAATCCATCCCACCGTGCTAGTATGTAGTGGGAACACAGCTCCACAACCTCTCTGGTCTTGTGTTCTACTGCACTTATAAAACCTTGTGAAGAATAAATATTATCAATCATGTATCTCTCTGTTAACATTCACTCGCTCAATTGATTGGCTGTGGTAGCAATAAATGTGTTAGGAAGTTAGAAAGATGAAAAGATATGTATGCCTGCTCAAATGGCACTTGGTGTAGCATTAGTAAATTCATACACCTGTGGGTAGGTCGAAAGGCCAGGATTTGTTCTTCTCCATGAGATGCTCTCTGGTAACACTGAATCGATGGGTGAAGAGGGTTGTTTTTTATCTGTTGATGAACAAGGAGAATTGAGTAAAAAGGGTAAATAGTTATTTGTATATTACGCTAGCAAATGTTCATTGATTTGATCTTGGAAGATTAAAGAAAATGAATGTATGTTCATAGCGGAGATATTGAAAGGAAGAATCACAACGGATGAAACCAAAGGCGTAGCACAGATAAATAACACTGTCTTAACACGAGGACATAGACTTTACACTTATACATGTCCAGATTGAAGTTCAGAAAGGATAAAGATTTCTAGGTCGAAGCTATGAGTAGACAGCTTCACATCTTATTTAAGCAACCCAGGAGACTGAACACAACAAACACAGAGCCGCTTCCTAGCGGTGAAGCCATACATATACAGCTTCACATGGCAACGAGACAGTTCAGCAGGCTCAATATGACGCTCATGGGGATGGGACATAGTCATCATCCATGTGTTGATGAATATCATCGACTGAATCTTCATCTGAGTGGCCACTGTAGCTCTGTTCAGGCACTTCATCATCTGAGTACATGCCTTTTTCCCCTAGGAACTGAGATGTCGTAGTTGTAGAGCTTTGAAGTGCGACAATTGAACTGTGAATCTCCATGATAGCTTGCTTCATATTAGAAACACACATTGAGGTAGCAGGGTCCAAGAAAACGGTAGCAAGGTCTTGGATTCTGTTTGATGCATTGCGCACTTGCTCCACATAGTCGCATGCTTCTTTAGTTATCTTCTTGATGGTTTTGCTGTGCTGGTTGATTTCATCTGACTGTTCTAGCAACCTGGCTGATAATCTTGTATGTGCCATCTTCATTTGCTCTAGCTGATAATAGTTATAGTCCACAAGCACCTTACCCTCTTTGTTCTGCATGTATTCGATGGCCTTCTCGGCTGCATGATTCATCGATGCTACCCCATTCTGACATATATGGCTTGATAATTTAGTCCGGCGCGCTGAAGCATGGTACCGTGCTTTTGTGCGGTGAAATTGAATCTCTGTTCTAAATCGatcttgtggaagatgatgcacaaaGTACACTGGTTTAGGGAGACCGAGTTTCTCGAACATTGCTTCAGCCAGTGATGTGCTGGATAGCTCAACCAACTCCATGAGAATAGATCCACAAGAtacactgtcggtgtactagaataggggtaccctagtaccccgaacttgtgcacgggcagttgcggcaccccgcggcaaggcttgccgggcgaacgccaagatcctccgtggttcccttggagccattcaagaacaaagtatttaagctcaggagacaaggccccggcaagaggagcttgccggaaggccaaccaaggcactccaaggaacttgccgcgacgcgccacgcgctccggcaaggcaaaaaggccccggcaagaggagcttgccgggaagaccaaccaaggtacctcgaggcctggtgagcgacaagcttccggacccgacaagataacagcagcggcaaggcgcttgccacggcaggcggccactctgtgcccacgctctagcgcatccaccaacgtgtcgctctgggggcctctctaggcgcgcgtggcgggaggctgtgcagccagcggtgcgcagtggcatgcgaagctgacaagatcgccatcgtggcgaacggtggcgcccgtaATGGTCctttcctgcactgtttgggcgattcagatgggcatttaatgcccttgtcc
The Triticum dicoccoides isolate Atlit2015 ecotype Zavitan chromosome 3A, WEW_v2.0, whole genome shotgun sequence genome window above contains:
- the LOC119272416 gene encoding uncharacterized protein LOC119272416; amino-acid sequence: MPASYAGKLCCMAENFHDAVAISRVHGSPDIFTDFTYDPNWPEIVQGLEHGQQAVDEADFTAQVYQLKLLEYVEKIKTGQVFGPVVTVLHSVDFHKRSLPHAHILVWQEKDYGQGSASTNVDDDALAIAHANAMEAALR